From the genome of Streptomyces spinoverrucosus:
CAAGCTCTACCAGTGGACCATCAGCCCGCTGCTCGGGCCGGTGTGCAAGTACTACCCGTCGTGTTCCCACTACGGCTACACGGCCATTGACCGGCACGGTGCCCTCAAAGGCACCGCACTCACGGCCTGGCGCATCCTGCGTTGCAATCCGTGGTCGCTGGGTGGCGTGGACCATGTCCCGCCGCGCAAGCGCCCGCGGTGGCACGAGATGCTGCGCAACGCTTGGCGCGCACGCAAGGGCGGGCCCTCCGCCGCCGAAACGGCCACCGAGGAGAATGTTCCTTCGAGAGCTTCGAGACCTTCGAGTCCTTCGAATGACGTTCCTTCGAGCCCGGCCGCAGAGACCTCGTCCCATGCGCAAGGAGCATGATTAGTGGACACGATTGCCAGCCTCTTCAGCTTCATCACCACACCCGTCTCATGGGTCATCGTCCAGTTCCACTCGCTGTACGGTGCGCTCTTCGGCCCTGACACGGGCTGGGCCTGGGGCCTGTCCATCGTGTCGCTGGTGATCCTGATCCGCATCTGCCTGATCCCGCTCTTCGTGAAGCAGATCAAGGCGACCCGGGCCATGCAGACGCTCCAGCCCGAGATGAAGAAGATCCAGGAGCGCTACAAGAACGACAAGCAGCGTCAGTCCGAAGAGATGATGAAGCTGTACAAGGAGACGGGCACCAACCCGCTCTCCTCGTGCCTTCCCATCCTGGCGCAGTCGCCGTTCTTCTTCGCCCTGTACCACGTGCTCAACAGCATCGCGTCGAACGACACCATCGGTGTGATCAACGACCGGCTGCTGGAGAGCGCGCAGAAGGCGCACATCTTCGGCGCACCGCTCGCCGCGAAGTTCACCGACAGCTCGAGCAAGGTTGAGGCGCTCGGCTCCTCGATCACCGACGTGCGGATCGTCACCGCCGTCATGATCGTCCTGATGTCGCTGTCGCAGTTCTACACGCAGCGCCAGCTGATGACGAAGAACGTCGACACCTCGGTGAAGACGCCGTTCATGCAGCAGCAGAAGATGCTGATGTACATCTTCCCGATCATCTTCGCTGTCTTCGGCATCAACTTCCCGGTCGGTGTCCTCGTCTACTGGCTGACCACCAACGTGTGGACCATGGGCCAGCAGATGTACGTCATCCACAACAACCCGACCCCGGGTTCCAAGGCCCAGGCCGCCTACCTGGACCGCCTGTACAAGCACGTCGCGCACCACGGCAAGACCCGCAGCCGGCGCGAGCGGGCCATCGTCAAGGCCATCGTCGCCAAGGGCCGGGACCGCAACGACTATGAGCGCAAGTTCATCAACGGCCTGAGCAAGGCCGGTCTCGCGGCCCAGACCGACGGCACCGTGGTCAAGAGCGAGACCGCCGTGGCCACCGTGACCGAGGACGGTACGCCGACCACCGCTGCCGCTCCGAAGCGTCAGCAGCCCAAGCGGCAGCCCAAGTCCAAGCGCCAGGCCGCCGGCGGTCCCAAGCCCGCGGGCGGTGCCGAGAAGACCGACGCCGAGAAGACCTCCGCATCGTCGACCTCGCTGAGCAAGTCCGACGCGCCGCAGGACGCCCAGTCGGAGTCCGCCGGCAAGGCGGCGCCCAAGTCCGGTGGCGGGGGGCGCAGCCGGGCCCAGTCCGGCCAGCGCAAGGGGCCGCAGCGGCCCAAGTCCTCGTCCAAGAAGTAAGAAGGAGTCCATCCCGTGACGGAAGGCACCACCTCCGCTGCTGCCGAGGGTGCAGACACCCTGACCCGCCTGGAGCAGGAGGGCGAGATCGCGGCGGACTACCTCGAAGGTCTGCTGGACATCGCCGATCTCGACGGCGACATCGACATGGACGTCGAGGGTGACCGCGCCGCTGTCTCGATCATCAGCGACACGGGGAGCCGTGACCTGCAGAAGCTGGTCGGCCGGGACGGTGAGGTGCTGGAGGCGCTCCAGGAGCTCACGCGCCTGGCCGTGCACCGGGATACCGGTGACCGCAGCCGGCTGATGCTGGACATCGCGGGCTACCGCGCCAAGAAGCGCTCCGAGCTCTCCGAGCTGGGCGCCAAGGCCGCCGACGAGGCCAAGAACAGCGGCTCGCCCGTGAAGCTCAAGCCGATGACGCCGTTCGAGCGCAAGGTCGTGCACGACGCCGTCAAGGCCGCGGGACTGCGCAGTGAGTCCGAGGGCGAGGAGCCGCAGCGCTTCGTCGTCGTACTGCCTGCCTGAGCGGTCCCACGCTCCACCGGCCCCGTCTGTTGCGCAGGCGGGGCCGATCTTTGTCAGCCTGGTAGTCAGCGCGTGTGCGCTGGAGGGTACGGAAGGACGGTCCCCGTGACGGAGGCAGCGGAGCTCCCCCCCGCTCCCGAGGAGGCCCGGGCGGTATTCGGCGATCGCTTCGCGGACGCGGTCCGGTACGCGGAGCTGCTGGCCGAGGCGGGCGTGCAGCGAGGGCTCATCGGCCCTCGGGAGGTGCCCCGGCTCTGGGAGCGGCACCTGCTGAACTGCGCGGTGCTCTCGGAGGTCGTGCCGGAGGGTGTGACCGTCTGCGATGTCGGCTCCGGTGCCGGTCTGCCGGGCATTCCGCTGGCCCTGGTCCGTGAGGACCTGAAGATCACGCTGCTGGAGCCGCTGCTGCGGCGGACGAACTTCCTCACCGAGGTCGTCGAGCTGCTCGGCCTCGACCACGTCACCGTCGTGCGTGGCCGTGCCGAGGAGGTCATGGGCAAGCTGCCGCCGGTCCATGTGGTGACGGCACGGGCCGTGGCCCCGCTGGACCGACTGGCCACGTGGGGCATTCCGCTGCTGCGCCCCTACGGCGAGATGCTCGCGCTCAAGGGCGACACCGCGGAGGAGGAGCTCAAGGCCGCGGCCACCGCGCTCAGCAAGCTCGGGGCCGTGAGCACCTCCATCCTGCATGTGGGTGAGGGCGTCGTGGACCCCCTGTCCACGGTCGTGCGTGTCGAGGTCGGGGAGAGCCCCGGCGGTGTGCGGTTCGCGGCGAAGCGTGCGAAGGCGGCGCGGACGGGGCGGGCGCGTCGGCGGCGCTGATGATGCGTCGTTGGCGGATACGGGTTGACGGGCGGCGCTGATCCGTCCTGACGACGACACGTACTCCACACAAGCTGCCAAACCTACGCATCACGGAGTGTCGCGACAGTCCGGTCACGGCTGCTGTGCATCGTGTTTCACGTGAAACGTCGCTCACTGCTGCACGGCATCATCAGTCGCGGCCGCGCTGCGGCCGAACCCCGCGACCGCAAGCCTCTGGGCTCACTCGGCGAGGCTCCGGCCGTTTCCGAGGATGCTCCGTCCCCCTCAAGGGGTGCGGAGTTGTCCACAGAGGTGGATTTCTCCACAGAACACCAGGCCTCACTGGTTCACGACCCCGAAGGCATGGGAGGCTCTGTTCATTGCGAGCCTGAAGTCGAGGAGAGTGAATCCTTGCGGTCCGACGCCAACATCGCGGGACCGATGACCGATCCGGTCCCCGGTCCCCGTACCGAGTCGCCGGGGGAGGATGTTTCACGTGAAACACCGCCCCCGATGGACGACACTCCCATCGGTCGTGCTGCCCAACTGGCGGTCGAGGCTCTGGGCCGGGCCGGTGAGGGTCTGCCAAGACCTGAACAGACCCGTGTCATCGTCGTCGCCAACCAGAAGGGTGGGGTGGGCAAGACGACGACAACCGTCAATCTGGCCGCTTCGCTGGCTCTGCATGGCGGCCGTGTCCTGGTGATTGACCTCGACCCGCAGGGCAACGCGTCCACTGCTCTGGGGATCGACCACCACGCCGAAGTCCCTTCCATCTACGACGTGTTGGTCGAGAGCAAGCCGCTCTCGGAGGTCGTCCAGCCGGTCCCCGATGTCGAGGGTCTCTTCTGCGCCCCTGCCACGATCGATCTCGCCGGTGCGGAGATCGAGCTGGTGTCCCTGGTGGCGCGGGAGAGTCGTCTTCAGCGAGCGATCCAGTCCTACGAGCAGCCGCTGGACTACATCCTCATCGACTGCCCGCCCTCGCTCGGCCTGTTGACGGTCAATGCGCTCGTGGCGGGCCAGGAGGTCCTCATCCCGATCCAGTGCGAGTACTACGCGCTGGAGGGCCTGGGTCAGCTGCTGCGCAACGTCGACCTGGTGCGGGGGCACCTCAACCCCGCGCTGCATGTCTCGACGATCCTGCTCACCATGTACGACGGCCGGACGCGCCTTGCCTCCCAGGTCGCGGACGAGGTGCGCAGCCACTTCGGTGACGAGGTGCTGCGGACGAGCATCCCTCGCTCGGTCCGTATCTCCGAGGCGCCGAGTTATGGACAGACGGTCCTGACCTACGATCCAGGATCGAGCGGTGCCCTCTCGTATCTTGAGGCGGCACGAGAAATCGCGCTGAAGGGTGTCGGCGTCAGCTATGACGCGACGCACGCCCATATCGGCGCCCAGAGCGACCGGAGCATGGTGGAGGGGATCCAGTGAGCGAGCGACGGAGGGGGCTGGGCCGTGGTCTCGGGGCACTGATCCCTGCGGCCCCGACTGAGAAGACGCCAGCACAGGCTGCGGCGGGAGGTGTCGCATCCACGTCCCCCGCGGCGGTGCC
Proteins encoded in this window:
- a CDS encoding ParA family protein, with the protein product MGGSVHCEPEVEESESLRSDANIAGPMTDPVPGPRTESPGEDVSRETPPPMDDTPIGRAAQLAVEALGRAGEGLPRPEQTRVIVVANQKGGVGKTTTTVNLAASLALHGGRVLVIDLDPQGNASTALGIDHHAEVPSIYDVLVESKPLSEVVQPVPDVEGLFCAPATIDLAGAEIELVSLVARESRLQRAIQSYEQPLDYILIDCPPSLGLLTVNALVAGQEVLIPIQCEYYALEGLGQLLRNVDLVRGHLNPALHVSTILLTMYDGRTRLASQVADEVRSHFGDEVLRTSIPRSVRISEAPSYGQTVLTYDPGSSGALSYLEAAREIALKGVGVSYDATHAHIGAQSDRSMVEGIQ
- a CDS encoding Jag family protein, with product MTEGTTSAAAEGADTLTRLEQEGEIAADYLEGLLDIADLDGDIDMDVEGDRAAVSIISDTGSRDLQKLVGRDGEVLEALQELTRLAVHRDTGDRSRLMLDIAGYRAKKRSELSELGAKAADEAKNSGSPVKLKPMTPFERKVVHDAVKAAGLRSESEGEEPQRFVVVLPA
- the yidD gene encoding membrane protein insertion efficiency factor YidD, producing the protein MKYPLLALIKLYQWTISPLLGPVCKYYPSCSHYGYTAIDRHGALKGTALTAWRILRCNPWSLGGVDHVPPRKRPRWHEMLRNAWRARKGGPSAAETATEENVPSRASRPSSPSNDVPSSPAAETSSHAQGA
- the yidC gene encoding membrane protein insertase YidC, with the translated sequence MDTIASLFSFITTPVSWVIVQFHSLYGALFGPDTGWAWGLSIVSLVILIRICLIPLFVKQIKATRAMQTLQPEMKKIQERYKNDKQRQSEEMMKLYKETGTNPLSSCLPILAQSPFFFALYHVLNSIASNDTIGVINDRLLESAQKAHIFGAPLAAKFTDSSSKVEALGSSITDVRIVTAVMIVLMSLSQFYTQRQLMTKNVDTSVKTPFMQQQKMLMYIFPIIFAVFGINFPVGVLVYWLTTNVWTMGQQMYVIHNNPTPGSKAQAAYLDRLYKHVAHHGKTRSRRERAIVKAIVAKGRDRNDYERKFINGLSKAGLAAQTDGTVVKSETAVATVTEDGTPTTAAAPKRQQPKRQPKSKRQAAGGPKPAGGAEKTDAEKTSASSTSLSKSDAPQDAQSESAGKAAPKSGGGGRSRAQSGQRKGPQRPKSSSKK
- the rsmG gene encoding 16S rRNA (guanine(527)-N(7))-methyltransferase RsmG is translated as MTEAAELPPAPEEARAVFGDRFADAVRYAELLAEAGVQRGLIGPREVPRLWERHLLNCAVLSEVVPEGVTVCDVGSGAGLPGIPLALVREDLKITLLEPLLRRTNFLTEVVELLGLDHVTVVRGRAEEVMGKLPPVHVVTARAVAPLDRLATWGIPLLRPYGEMLALKGDTAEEELKAAATALSKLGAVSTSILHVGEGVVDPLSTVVRVEVGESPGGVRFAAKRAKAARTGRARRRR